A window of the Umboniibacter marinipuniceus genome harbors these coding sequences:
- the gspN gene encoding type II secretion system protein N yields the protein MSKVRVTLLVTAVLSLLSLFIVLQTPASLVLSGCHITKLDCSFQRVEGSLWSGRATNGVIAKSGYGVAIDSLSWKLSGGFTSELGPNIDLHVEDSYGFATAKLYQVGQAVGVHQLQGDYVVTQPNYRFETTVSVEHAVWDLESGIESLSGRVLVSQLAFSIGDLVVELGSFAGVLSATEGAIVVAPVTVESPYQVSGQCELKLNRYRCNLVVDAQQVNDERIHNGLALMGRRTGPGVYALNLSGAI from the coding sequence ATGAGCAAAGTCCGTGTAACACTGTTAGTAACGGCTGTGCTGTCGCTCTTAAGCCTCTTTATTGTTCTGCAGACGCCGGCGAGCCTAGTGTTAAGCGGCTGCCACATCACCAAGCTGGATTGTAGCTTTCAGCGTGTTGAGGGTTCATTATGGTCGGGACGGGCAACTAACGGTGTTATTGCAAAGTCCGGCTATGGTGTGGCCATTGACTCATTAAGCTGGAAGCTCTCAGGAGGGTTTACGTCGGAGTTGGGCCCGAATATCGATCTACACGTTGAGGATTCCTACGGCTTCGCCACGGCGAAACTCTACCAAGTAGGTCAAGCAGTTGGTGTGCATCAACTTCAGGGCGATTACGTGGTCACGCAACCAAATTATCGCTTTGAAACAACAGTCTCGGTGGAACATGCTGTGTGGGATCTAGAGTCGGGCATAGAATCCTTAAGCGGAAGAGTTTTAGTTAGCCAACTCGCGTTTAGTATTGGCGACTTGGTTGTTGAATTAGGCAGCTTTGCAGGTGTTTTGAGTGCGACTGAGGGCGCCATTGTCGTTGCTCCGGTCACCGTTGAATCGCCATACCAAGTTAGTGGTCAATGTGAACTGAAGCTGAATCGCTATCGCTGTAACTTGGTTGTGGATGCTCAACAGGTGAATGATGAGCGTATTCATAATGGTTTAGCCTTGATGGGGCGGCGAACTGGCCCAGGTGTCTACGCGCTTAACCTATCGGGTGCAATCTAA
- the gspM gene encoding type II secretion system protein GspM, whose translation MDRLKVYWGTLSSRDRRALVVMIVAVSIWLIVSGLSTLLKANANSERQIQQLRSQLSQMQQLVPVIKGRAEGNQVSGNLAALVNQIGRETEVEYDSLRPNANGLQLAISNTSEEDFAKWLTKLKAHSLNVSAMSLTVDQAGQLAISMQLSTQ comes from the coding sequence ATGGATAGGTTGAAAGTTTACTGGGGTACCCTTAGCTCACGTGATCGACGAGCCTTAGTGGTGATGATTGTTGCCGTCAGCATTTGGCTAATCGTTAGTGGGCTCTCCACACTTCTGAAAGCTAATGCGAATAGCGAACGTCAGATTCAGCAGTTGCGCTCGCAGCTATCGCAAATGCAGCAGCTCGTTCCTGTGATAAAAGGTCGCGCTGAGGGCAACCAAGTGAGTGGCAATCTAGCCGCCTTAGTAAATCAAATTGGCCGGGAGACTGAGGTAGAATATGACTCCCTGCGCCCCAATGCTAACGGACTACAGCTGGCAATCAGTAATACCTCAGAAGAGGACTTTGCTAAGTGGCTAACTAAGCTCAAAGCGCACAGTCTAAATGTTTCGGCCATGTCACTCACGGTTGATCAAGCGGGGCAGTTAGCAATTAGTATGCAGCTGAGCACTCAATGA
- the gspL gene encoding type II secretion system protein GspL, with the protein MRLVGTEKWLRPHGDFFYWHDSALELSGICHRDDWPVEWEGKSAELNLLVPCAETVECWVDLPQGVKLDIEGIGYLAEDQLATDLTELHLVLGNKEDNRQQLFGVNIRYLEKWLAVLKSHDSSLLSMYSESEFALQEGVVVAGVEPLLRRNNVTLNLAATTYEALVSTGALPAAKSLIETEYAEEQNWNITERSEMAYWSLLSRLRTNLAVRRYGPAINVRKYWAKYRRVAMLVTVLVAAEILLFGIQAWKLNQEKAALQEAQVALFREVVPQGRIVNAYSQLQALASESSSLSVNDVYGALTELSEVLSSHSDIRFQRVDLRAGSRALNIVLEADDFVALDRFSSALQAKGLQVEIQSSQSRNGITSARIKVEQ; encoded by the coding sequence ATGAGGTTAGTAGGAACGGAGAAGTGGCTCCGTCCACATGGTGACTTTTTCTATTGGCACGATAGTGCATTGGAGCTAAGCGGAATCTGTCATCGTGACGATTGGCCAGTGGAGTGGGAGGGGAAATCAGCGGAGCTTAATCTGTTGGTGCCCTGCGCAGAGACAGTTGAATGTTGGGTTGATCTGCCCCAGGGTGTAAAACTTGATATCGAAGGTATCGGCTATTTAGCTGAGGACCAACTGGCAACGGACCTTACTGAGTTACATCTCGTCCTAGGTAATAAAGAAGATAATCGGCAGCAGCTATTCGGCGTAAATATTCGTTATCTTGAAAAGTGGTTAGCGGTTCTTAAATCACATGATTCCTCGTTGTTATCTATGTACAGTGAGTCAGAATTTGCGCTGCAAGAAGGGGTTGTTGTCGCAGGCGTTGAGCCGCTATTACGGCGCAATAACGTCACTCTAAATTTGGCGGCAACAACGTACGAAGCGCTGGTCTCAACTGGTGCACTTCCTGCGGCTAAATCACTGATTGAAACTGAATATGCCGAAGAACAGAACTGGAATATCACCGAGCGAAGCGAAATGGCCTATTGGTCGTTACTTTCACGCTTAAGAACTAATCTCGCGGTCCGTCGTTATGGACCAGCAATCAATGTTAGAAAATACTGGGCGAAGTATCGCCGCGTTGCGATGCTGGTTACGGTGTTAGTGGCCGCCGAGATTCTACTTTTCGGAATACAGGCTTGGAAACTTAATCAGGAGAAAGCGGCACTCCAGGAAGCTCAGGTAGCACTCTTTCGGGAAGTGGTCCCTCAGGGACGAATAGTAAATGCCTATAGCCAACTTCAGGCGTTAGCCTCGGAGTCATCATCGCTTTCTGTAAACGATGTCTATGGCGCCTTAACTGAATTGTCTGAGGTTCTCAGCAGCCATAGCGACATTCGCTTCCAGCGTGTTGATCTTCGGGCCGGTTCAAGGGCTCTGAATATTGTCTTAGAGGCTGACGATTTTGTAGCGCTGGACCGATTTAGCAGCGCGTTACAGGCTAAAGGGCTACAGGTTGAAATTCAATCTTCGCAGTCACGTAATGGGATCACTTCGGCGCGAATTAAGGTGGAACAATAG
- the gspK gene encoding type II secretion system minor pseudopilin GspK, translating into MLISTRNKQRGAALISALVVVVLVTVIASRIQSDFFRTMSSVETSMSRQQARILLDSTVPLAQKLMAYDDDAEVDAAGDVWLQPTGPMLLDGGALQATLYDATARFNINSLGGDIGEGQNYTEAQRRFIRLLQTFEELQLGQSEAEAICVAIKDWLDADSFTSGLDGAENNYYTTLSPVPYRTANQFFESVSELQLVRHMTPVLYQQLRPWLVALPSSEPVLNINLASSKLLRTLNSADDLTPLEVSQVDGWLLEREASPFNDLNAFMASPTTNAILVGDESINSEGLAVGSRYIQLETDMQFGARTYLYTALLERRESELNVIQRSYGVL; encoded by the coding sequence TTGTTAATCTCAACTAGAAATAAACAAAGGGGTGCGGCGTTGATTTCGGCCCTCGTCGTCGTGGTTCTCGTCACGGTGATTGCAAGCAGAATTCAAAGTGACTTCTTTCGAACTATGAGCAGCGTTGAAACCAGTATGAGTCGCCAGCAAGCGCGTATTCTATTGGACTCCACGGTGCCCCTTGCCCAGAAGCTAATGGCTTATGATGACGACGCCGAGGTGGATGCCGCAGGCGATGTATGGCTACAACCAACGGGCCCGATGTTACTGGACGGGGGCGCGCTTCAGGCCACGCTTTATGATGCTACGGCAAGATTCAATATTAACTCGCTTGGCGGTGATATTGGTGAGGGACAGAACTATACCGAGGCACAGCGGAGGTTTATCCGATTATTGCAGACCTTTGAAGAACTGCAGTTAGGCCAGTCAGAAGCCGAGGCTATCTGTGTTGCTATCAAGGATTGGCTTGATGCGGATTCGTTCACCTCAGGCTTAGATGGTGCAGAGAATAATTATTACACCACCTTATCACCGGTTCCATATCGAACGGCTAATCAGTTCTTCGAAAGTGTGAGTGAGTTACAGTTGGTTAGGCATATGACGCCTGTACTCTACCAACAACTTCGTCCCTGGTTGGTGGCATTACCCTCATCGGAGCCCGTACTGAATATAAATTTGGCGAGTTCGAAGCTATTACGTACGCTAAACAGTGCAGACGACCTCACGCCGCTTGAAGTTTCACAGGTAGATGGTTGGTTATTAGAGCGCGAAGCAAGCCCTTTTAATGACTTAAATGCGTTTATGGCGTCGCCTACCACCAATGCTATCTTGGTGGGCGATGAGTCAATCAATAGCGAGGGCTTGGCGGTAGGAAGCCGATATATTCAACTTGAAACTGATATGCAGTTTGGTGCACGCACTTATTTGTATACCGCGCTACTAGAGCGGCGCGAGTCTGAACTTAATGTAATTCAACGCAGTTACGGAGTGTTGTGA
- the gspJ gene encoding type II secretion system minor pseudopilin GspJ, with amino-acid sequence MANSSPALANPRQRGLTLVEVLVALVITSLMAMIGYQSLVAAANSSEGVGEAADSLVAYQLTMSALEDDISEFRARPITDNYGEQRAAIEGGIDREVLLEISRGGRYRSPRQLATSLERVRYRLDDGTLWRESWYQLDRVLAEPTTQRELLSGIEEIEVTFLVTQNGRIVPYDAWDSNVAGRLNLTRPEAIEIKILTADLGEVKVLVNLN; translated from the coding sequence ATGGCGAATAGCTCACCAGCTTTGGCCAATCCCAGGCAACGAGGTTTAACCCTAGTAGAGGTGCTGGTAGCACTGGTGATTACCTCGTTGATGGCAATGATCGGTTATCAGAGCCTTGTCGCCGCAGCAAATAGTAGCGAGGGAGTGGGGGAAGCCGCTGATAGCTTAGTCGCGTATCAGCTGACCATGAGCGCGCTGGAAGACGATATTAGCGAGTTTCGAGCTCGGCCAATCACCGATAACTATGGCGAGCAACGGGCGGCTATCGAAGGCGGCATTGACCGCGAAGTTCTGCTGGAAATTAGTCGGGGCGGTCGCTATCGCTCCCCAAGGCAGCTCGCTACCAGTCTTGAAAGGGTTCGCTATCGCCTAGATGACGGGACGCTATGGCGAGAAAGTTGGTATCAACTTGATCGTGTGTTGGCGGAACCCACAACACAGCGCGAATTACTCAGTGGTATCGAAGAGATCGAAGTGACTTTTTTAGTTACACAAAACGGCCGTATTGTTCCCTATGACGCTTGGGATAGTAATGTTGCAGGTCGCTTAAATTTGACTCGCCCTGAGGCGATAGAAATCAAAATCTTAACGGCTGACTTAGGGGAGGTTAAGGTACTTGTTAATCTCAACTAG
- a CDS encoding type II secretion system protein GspI: MKRISGGFSLIEVLVALLVLAVAVPALLRLISVQVDGVVAARTKVQAQWVANYVIANQRLRGNTERQWQSDEGQLTMMRQAWRWEVVRESTELDGFDRLTLSIFLDDNDHPLLEVQRYGE; encoded by the coding sequence ATGAAGCGGATTAGCGGTGGCTTCTCACTTATTGAGGTACTGGTTGCGCTGCTAGTGCTAGCAGTAGCGGTACCGGCATTATTGCGATTGATTAGTGTACAGGTTGACGGAGTTGTCGCAGCACGGACAAAGGTTCAGGCGCAATGGGTGGCCAACTATGTTATTGCCAATCAGCGCTTGCGCGGAAATACTGAGCGACAATGGCAGAGCGATGAGGGGCAGTTAACCATGATGCGCCAAGCCTGGCGCTGGGAAGTTGTTCGAGAGTCCACGGAGTTAGACGGTTTTGATCGGCTCACGTTGAGTATCTTTCTGGACGACAATGACCATCCGTTGCTTGAGGTTCAACGTTATGGCGAATAG